A genome region from Nocardiopsis exhalans includes the following:
- a CDS encoding serine/threonine-protein kinase, whose protein sequence is MPSDGLPKNLEPLAAGDPATIGPYVLSGKLGSGGMGTVYLGSTPEKNNQVAIKVIRPELAFDEQTRARFRDEMENARKVASFCTAKVLDHGTFENRPYMVTEYIAGTALAEHIAEHGPLDSSTLHGFALGVAAALAAIHRTGLVHRDLKPANVLLSLSGPRVIDFGIARAMNTATNHTQTGIVMGSPGWMAPEQLLEEQVTTSADIFAWGCLVAFAGNGTHPFGNGDAMTLGKRVLFAEPQIGNLDSPLDRLVTRALAKEPGRRPTAQDLLLELAGGEDTSNPNDMVSHALHQSWRPNLPPMPPGPPGPPGMPHPAHQTMTGMRHPVPGHYQAPPQQMPPPAHQTGNFARAPHGPPQGHPAAGHPAGPPGGPQGTPPRSTQSGPPPGVHGQQQHHAPSGPPPAQHPAATGPIPMVPPPAEQQRGPQPYVPPVPPPPHRPAAPGGRGGLFWGLVLGGIGVTLVVVLLIVLIANRSFGGPADSGGSQDNPDQETSLPGPSLPGDGLGDGDPDESEPTENGARSPDGAVEYTINDFSCVDSILGRSGITGGLYCVADLELENLGDSEIMFSSSEQRLVTTDEERVRAETPSAAEERADLWSPIEAGQRVQGDLVFSIRTSQEAAQLLLTHAPSEQATAIDVFEDSTD, encoded by the coding sequence TTGCCGTCGGATGGGCTCCCGAAGAACCTGGAACCGCTGGCCGCCGGAGATCCGGCCACCATCGGTCCCTACGTGCTGTCCGGGAAGCTGGGTAGTGGCGGCATGGGAACCGTCTACCTGGGCAGTACGCCGGAGAAGAACAACCAGGTAGCCATCAAGGTCATCCGCCCGGAGCTCGCTTTCGACGAGCAGACCCGGGCGCGCTTCCGCGACGAGATGGAGAACGCCCGCAAGGTCGCTTCCTTCTGCACCGCCAAGGTGCTCGACCACGGGACGTTCGAGAACCGTCCCTACATGGTCACCGAGTACATCGCGGGCACGGCCCTGGCCGAGCACATAGCCGAGCACGGCCCGCTGGACTCCTCCACGCTGCACGGCTTCGCGCTGGGCGTGGCCGCGGCGCTCGCGGCCATCCACCGCACGGGCCTGGTCCACCGCGACCTCAAACCCGCCAACGTCCTGCTGTCGCTGTCCGGCCCCAGGGTGATCGACTTCGGTATCGCGCGTGCGATGAACACCGCGACCAACCACACCCAGACCGGCATCGTGATGGGCAGCCCCGGCTGGATGGCGCCCGAGCAGCTGCTGGAGGAACAGGTCACCACCTCGGCGGACATCTTCGCCTGGGGCTGTCTGGTGGCCTTCGCCGGCAACGGCACGCACCCCTTCGGCAACGGCGACGCGATGACGCTGGGCAAGCGGGTGCTGTTCGCCGAGCCGCAGATCGGCAACCTCGACAGCCCGCTGGACCGCCTGGTGACGCGGGCCCTGGCCAAGGAGCCGGGCCGCCGCCCGACCGCGCAGGACCTGCTCCTGGAGCTCGCGGGCGGCGAGGACACCTCCAACCCCAACGACATGGTCTCGCACGCCCTGCACCAGTCCTGGCGGCCCAACCTGCCCCCGATGCCACCCGGTCCCCCCGGGCCGCCCGGGATGCCCCACCCGGCGCACCAGACCATGACCGGCATGCGGCATCCGGTGCCCGGCCACTACCAGGCCCCACCGCAGCAGATGCCGCCGCCCGCACATCAGACCGGCAACTTCGCCCGGGCACCGCACGGCCCGCCCCAGGGCCACCCCGCCGCCGGACACCCGGCCGGGCCTCCTGGAGGCCCCCAGGGCACCCCTCCCCGAAGTACACAGAGCGGTCCGCCCCCGGGTGTCCACGGCCAGCAGCAGCACCACGCCCCGAGCGGGCCGCCGCCCGCACAGCACCCCGCCGCGACCGGACCCATCCCGATGGTTCCGCCGCCCGCCGAACAGCAGCGGGGTCCGCAACCGTACGTGCCCCCGGTGCCCCCGCCACCGCACCGGCCCGCCGCACCCGGCGGGCGCGGCGGTCTCTTCTGGGGACTGGTCCTGGGCGGTATCGGCGTCACGCTGGTGGTCGTGCTCCTGATCGTCCTGATCGCCAACAGAAGCTTCGGTGGTCCGGCCGACTCGGGCGGCTCACAGGACAACCCCGACCAGGAAACGTCCCTTCCCGGCCCGTCCCTGCCCGGTGACGGCCTCGGCGACGGGGACCCGGACGAGTCGGAGCCCACCGAGAACGGTGCGCGCTCGCCCGACGGGGCGGTCGAGTACACGATCAACGACTTCTCCTGCGTCGACAGCATTCTGGGGCGTTCGGGCATCACGGGGGGCCTGTACTGCGTAGCCGACCTGGAACTGGAGAACCTGGGCGACAGCGAGATCATGTTCAGCTCGAGCGAGCAGCGGCTGGTGACCACGGACGAAGAGCGGGTCAGGGCCGAGACCCCCAGCGCGGCCGAGGAGCGGGCGGACCTGTGGTCGCCCATCGAGGCCGGTCAGCGGGTCCAGGGCGACCTGGTGTTCAGCATCAGGACCAGCCAGGAGGCCGCTCAGCTGCTCCTCACCCACGCGCCCAGCGAGCAGGCGACCGCCATCGACGTCTTCGAGGACTCCACGGACTGA